A part of Aegilops tauschii subsp. strangulata cultivar AL8/78 chromosome 2, Aet v6.0, whole genome shotgun sequence genomic DNA contains:
- the LOC109750550 gene encoding putative 1-phosphatidylinositol-3-phosphate 5-kinase FAB1D, translated as MNNNTLMITTSTSSISREGSVDGKHNRVHFLLPAYQTTVKQPDDSDGAAEFNNPEEGDAVWVPPEPATNDDDTNHLGAHTNDDDDDDDDEWHDGISWGQPSSSDSEPSPSPSPREDRHTGMLKAMDKQLKMLTTRFLASAGISLPHEDDGGESWLDIVTALSWEAALLIKPDGKAGNEMDPGSYIKVKRIASGTRRQCEVINGLVFRKYAAHKHMPTKCHNPKLLLLQGALGDSDVGLSSFDSMGQEKDHLEKAISQVMEKCAPDVILVEKTVSRDIQELLLNQGVTLVLDMKLDRLQRIARCSGSPIVSVLDIMTTTKLKQCDYFHIEKVTEEHNGGEGGKRTLKTLMFLEGFPRPLGCTILLRGANSEELKKVKQVMLYTVFAAYHLVLEASFFEDQKVFLNASNSVGMKEGPSSPVSHAENGVRYSRSVEHISDAEASTAHSANSDALHSPTDGCSSGLTEGASKTIHSNHALPSEKMLVTSVSGSLRGFIDKFRRQNIYLPVTSQETADNQKEGTPELNQDVPSEGLHAVVMTDGPVDSGEYTDSLKDFQKQKDQQMILAGHPTIGKHEQLSVAFENGEQHSTPYSEEKTYIDEADDVLDSQSILILMSSQCIAKQVICEQSHLSRINYYGNFDVSLGRYLQDILQNQNLSCFSCGEPPESHMYSYTHRDGNLTVLVKRLLPEHRLSGESKGKIWMWTRCLRCEQESGISKSSRRVMMSAEARNLSFGKFLELSFSSHSADRRLSVCGHSVNRDCLRFFGLGSKVAMFQYSSVEIYNACKPQQTLEFHNPSTHELFEQQGRNVLARGVTLFTEVENIIQHMKNQFPEVVINCGAFLPVKEFSELDEMLVKEKAEFVDFLMKAADRHGVSRSSVHEILDVNWLYQDLLLGQYVWDRRLHGLLLGKSAGKERMSNSMKKVTIELTYDRTATGAEADGIAEGTSSQLSLENGSIEPVQFGELGVNRHSSAVTDETHQDRHYEKQASAPSRTSDILDAQGQRNGPILQRSISFKQGIQQFRVSEWEDREKWVWSPLSELRLAYRQELQAGCLEKFELVNRYSPSHLPPLYKQSAEEAPSPRFVVGPGGNVLSVSEDEISSIVSCALAISEDRRHLLDSIVESHASDTTSMLSESSSSASSSSWSSESSDSEAGFLSDELYNYDSSLLSSSLHPEISVNGKANLKGKYSVICVHANQFYTLRQKCCPSELAYVASLSRCKKWNAQGGKSKAFFAKTMDGRFIVKQIQKTEFESFIEFAPDYFKHVCHSLDTGSQTCLAKILGIYQVKQIRHGKEVKIDLMVMENLLFGHNVSRIYDLKGAVFSRYIADSSDPHTVYLDQNFVEDMRVSPIYIGGRTKHLLQRAIWNDTSFLTSVNVMDYSLLVGVDEQNHEFVLGIIDYLRQYTWDKQLETWAKTSLVVPKNESPTVISPREYKKRFRKFMAKYFLTVPDDWTTAKKSSGTCKYCARGNCNLSKIDSQKPQLRAESCSIQ; from the exons ATGAATAACAATACGCTCATGATCACCACCAGCACCAGCAGTATCAGCAG agAGGGCAGCGTCGACGGTAAACACAACCGTGTCCATTTCCTGCTGCCGGCGTACCAAACCACCGTCAAGCAACCTGACGACTCTGACGGTGCCGCTGAATTCAATAACCCTGAGGAGGGTGATGCCGTGTGGGTACCACCAGAGCCGGCCACCAACGATGACGATACCAACCATTTGGGTGCACACAcaaatgatgatgatgacgacgacgatgatgaatGGCATGATGGTATCAGCTGGGGGCAGCCGAGCTCCAGTGACTCTGAACCCAGCCCGAGTCCTAGTCCCAGGGAGGACCGGCACACTGGGATGCTCAAGGCCATGGACAAGCAGCTAAAGATGCTCACCACACGGTTCCTAGCATCTGCAGGCATCTCCTTGCCCCACGAAGATGACGGCGGCGAAAGCTGGCTCGACATCGTAACCGCCCTGTCCTGGGAGGCTGCTCTGCTCATCAAGCCTGACGGCAAAGCCGGAAATGAAATGGACCCTGGGTCTTATATCAAGGTCAAGCGCATCGCCTCCGGCACCCGAAGACAGTG TGAGGTGATCAACGGGTTGGTGTTCAGGAAGTATGCAGCTCACAAGCacatgcccaccaagtgccacaACCCCAAGCTGCTGCTGCTCCAAGGCGCCCTCGGGGACTCCGATGTTGGTCTGTCATCATTTGATTCCATGGGACAG GAAAAGGACCATTTGGAAAAGGCTATCAGCCAAGTGATGGAGAAATGTGCTCCAGATGTCATCCTGGTGGAGAAAACAGTTTCGCGGGACATACAGGAGCTTCTCCTGAACCAAGGTGTCACTCTGGTGCTCGATATGAAGCTCGACCGGTTGCAGAGAATTGCTCGCTGTTCTGGATCTCCTATAGTCTCTGTTTTGGACATCATGACCACGACGAAGCTGAAACAGTGCGACTACTTCCACATCGAAAAGGTCACGGAGGAGCATAACGGTGGTGAGGGCGGGAAGCGGACATTGAAAACGTTGATGTTCTTGGAAGGCTTTCCCAGGCCGTTGGGATGCACG ATATTATTGCGAGGAGCAAATAGCGAAGAACTGAAGAAAGTCAAGCAAGTCATGCTCTACACCGTGTTTGCAGCGTACCACCTGGTTCTTGAGGCATCCTTCTTTGAGGATCAGAAGGTATTCTTGAATGCTTCAAACTCTGTTGGTATGAAGGAAGGGCCATCATCTCCTGTCAGTCATGCAGAGAATGGTGTCAGGTATAGTAGATCAGTGGAGCACATTTCTGATGCAGAGGCAAGTACTGCTCATTCTGCAAATTCAGATGCCTTACACTCACCGACGGATGGCTGCTCGAGTGGGCTCACGGAGGGTGCAAGTAAAACcatccattcaaatcatgcacttCCTTCTGAAAAAATGCTGGTAACATCAGTCTCGGGATCACTGAGAGGATTCATCGATAAATTCCGCCGTCAGAATATTTATCTACCTGTCACTTCTCAAGAGACAGCTGATAACCAGAAAGAAGGAACACCTGAGCTCAATCAAGATGTACCAAGTGAAGGTCTTCATGCCGTGGTAATGACAGATGGACCAGTTGATTCCGGTGAGTACACGGACAGTTTAAAAGATTTCCAGAAACAAAAAGATCAGCAAATGATACTGGCTGGTCATCCAACCATTGGAAAACATGAGCAATTGTCAGTTGCATTTGAAAATGGGGAGCAACACAGCACCCCTTACAGTGAAGAGAAAACTTACATTGACGAGGCTGACGACGTGTTGGATTCTCAGAGCATACTGATTTTGATGTCTAGCCAATGCATCGCTAAACAGGTCATTTGTGAGCAGAGTCATCTGTCCCGGATAAATTATTATGGAAATTTTGACGTCTCCTTAGGACGATATTTGCAAGACATTTTGCAGAATCAG AACCTAAGCTGTTTCTCATGCGGAGAGCCTCCGGAGTCTCACATGTACTCTTACACCCACCGCGATGGTAACCTGACAGTTCTTGTGAAGCGTTTGCTGCCTGAGCATCGCTTGTCTGGTGAATCCAAAGGGAAAATTTGGATGTGGACTAGATGTTTAAGATGTGAGCAGGAAAGCGGGATATCCAAATCATCTCGAAGAGTGATGATGTCCGCTGAGGCACGGAATCTCTCGTTCGGGAAGTTCCTTGAACTCAGTTTTTCAAGCCACTCTGCTGACAGAAGGCTATCAGTCTGTGGACACTCGGTGAACAGGGACTGCTTGCGCTTTTTTGG GCTGGGCTCCAAAGTTGCAATGTTTCAGTATTCATCGGTCGAAATATACAACGCCTGCAAGCCACAGCAAACCCTCGAGTTCCATAATCCCAGTACACATGAGTTGTTCGAGCAACAGGGGAGAAAT GTTCTTGCCAGAGGAGTTACCCTTTTCACTGAAGTTGAAAACATAATACAGCACATGAAGAATCAGTTTCCTGAGGTGGTGATCAACTGCGGCGCCTTCCTTCCTGTTAAAGAGTTTTCTGAACTCGATGAGATGTTGGTCAAAGAGAAGGCCGAGTTTGTG GATTTTCTCATGAAGGCTGCTGATCGGCATGGGGTGTCTAGGTCCTCGGTACATGAGATTCTTGATGTAAATTGGCTCTATCAGGACCTCCTGCTTGGACAGTATGTCTGGGACCGTCGGTTGCATGGACTTCTACTTGGTAAATCTGCTGGAAAAGAAAGAATGAGTAACAGCATGAAGAAGGTGACTATTGAACTTACTTATGACCGAACAGCAACTGGAGCCGAGGCCGATGGTATCGCCGAGGGCACCAGCAGCCAACTATCATTGGAGAATGGATCTATTGAGCCAGTGCAGTTTGGTGAACTGGGGGTGAACAGACATTCATCAGCAGTGACTGATGAAACCCATCAGGATAGGCACTATGAAAAGCAAGCTAGCGCACCGTCCAGAACATCAGATATATTGGATGCTCAGGGGCAGAGAAATGGTCCGATTTTACAACGTTCGATTTCCTTTAAGCAAGGTATTCAACAATTCAGAGTTTCTGAATGGGAGGACAGGGAGAAATGGGTCTGGAGTCCACTTAGTGAGTTAAGATTGGCTTACAGGCAGGAGCTTCAGGCCGGATGTTTGGAAAAATTTGAGCTTGTTAACCGCTATTCGCCATCTCATCTGCCACCCTTGTACAAACAATCTGCTGAAGAGGCGCCCTCTCCACGGTTCGTCGTTGGTCCGGGTGGCAATGTCTTGTCTGTATCAGAGGATGAGATATCCAGCATAGTCTCCTGTGCTCTCGCCATATCCGAGGACCGTCGCCACCTGCTGGATTCTATTGTCGAGAGTCATGCATCGGACACTACTAGCATGTTATCCGAATCTTCCTCTTCCGCCTCTTCATCATCCTGGTCATCCGAATCTTCAGATTCTGAAGCAGGCTTTTTGTCCGACGAACTGTACAACTACGACAGCTCGCTCCTATCATCCTCTCTCCATCCGGAGATATCTGTCAATGGGAAAGCAAATCTCAAAGGAAAATATTCAGTTATATGTGTGCACGCTAATCAGTTTTACACTCTTAGACAGAAATGCTGTCCATCTGAGCTTGCATATGTCGCTTCCCTAAgccgatgcaagaaatggaacGCGCAAGGCGGAAAGAGCAAGGCTTTCTTTGCGAAAACAATGGATGGCAGGTTCATCGTCAAGCAAATACAAAAGACAGAGTTCGAGTCTTTCATAGAATTTGCCCCGGATTACTTCAAGCATGTTTGCCACTCTCTCGACACCGGGAGCCAAACCTGCCTTGCCAAAATTCTAGGCATCTATCAG GTTAAGCAGATAAGGCACGGCAAGGAAGTGAAGATTGATCTGATGGTGATGGAAAATCTCCTCTTTGGACACAATGTGTCACGGATATACGATCTTAAAGGTGCGGTTTTCTCTCGATACATAGCCGACTCGAGTGACCCTCACACTGTCTACTTGGATCAAAACTTTGTCGAGGATATGCGTGTCTCTCCAATCTATATTGGTGGGAGAACAAAACATCTCTTGCAGCGGGCAATCTGGAACGATACATCTTTCCTCACG TCAGTTAATGTCATGGACTACTCTCTACTTGTGGGAGTCGATGAACAAAACCATGAATTTGTACTTGGCATCATCGATTACCTGAGGCAGTACACATGGGACAAGCAACTGGAGACATGGGCGAAAACTTCTCTCGTGGTGCCGAAGAATGAGTCGCCGACAGTGATTTCACCCAGGGAGTACAAGAAAAGGTTCAGGAAGTTCATGGCCAAGTATTTCCTAACGGTCCCAGATGATTGGACCACCGCGAAGAAGAGTTCAGGGACCTGTAAATATTGTGCTCGCGGCAACTGTAACTTGTCAAAGATCGACAGCCAGAAGCCTCAACTTCGAGCTGAGTCGTGCTCTATCCAGTGA
- the LOC109750551 gene encoding GDP-mannose transporter GONST5 encodes MESAAGGGLGSMRAVLAILQWWGFNVTVIIINKWIFQKLDFKFPLTVSCVHFICSSIGAYIAIHVLKAKPLIQVEPEDRWKRIFPMSFVFCMNIVLGNVSLRYIPVSFMQTIKSFTPATTVILQWLVWSKHFEWRIWASLVPIVGGILLTSMTELSFNIFGFCAAMIGCLATSTKTILAESLLHGYKFDSINTVYYMAPFATMILALPAMLLEGGGVIDWFYTHDSVFSSLIIILGSGVLAFCLNFSIFYVIHSTTAVTFNVAGNLKVAVAVLVSWLIFRNPISPMNAIGCAITLVGCTFYGYVRHLISQQQAAALLGSQGTNSPRSRVEMLPLVGDKEDKV; translated from the exons ATGGAGTCGGCCGCCGGCGGCGGGCTGGGCAGCATGCGCGCCGTGCTCGCCATCCTCCAGTGGTGGGGCTTCAACGtcaccgtcatcatcatcaacaagtGGATCTTCCAG AAGCTGGATTTCAAGTTCCCCCTCACAGTGTCCTGCGTCCACTTCATATGCTCCTCGATCGGGGCTTACATCGCGATCCACGTGCTCAAGGCAAAGCCGCTGATTCAGGTCGAGCCTGAGGACCGCTGGAAGAGGATCTTCCCCATGTCCTTTGTGTTCTGCATGAACATCGTGCTCGGGAACGTCAGCCTGCGCTACATCCCAGTCTCCTTCATGCAGACTATTAAATCCTTCACCCCTGCAACCACAG TTATTCTGCAGTGGTTGGTTTGGAGCAAGCACTTTGAGTGGCGCATATGGGCTTCGCTGGTCCCGATAGTCGGGGGGATCCTCTTGACCTCGATGACAGAGCTCAGCTTCAACATTTTTGGCTTCTGTGCTGCCATGATAGGCTGCCTCGCCACGTCTACAAAGACCATCTTGGCAGAGTCCCTGCTCCACGGATACAAATTTGACAG CATTAACACAGTGTACTACATGGCACCCTTTGCCACCATGATACTGGCTCTGCCAGCAATGTTGCTTGAAGGAGGCGGCGTAATCGACTGGTTCTACACACACGACTCTGTCTTCTCTTCGCTGATTATCATCCTAGGCTCAGGGGTTCTTGCGTTTTGCCTCAACTTCTCCATCTTCTACGTGATCCATTCGACCACGGCAGTGACCTTCAATGTTGCTGGCAACCTTAAA GTTGCCGTTGCAGTCTTGGTCTCATGGCTGATCTTCCGGAATCCGATCTCCCCAATGAATGCAATTGGATGCGCAATCACGCTCGTCGGCTGTACTTTCTATGGGTATGTGAGGCATCTCATCTCCCAACAGCAGGCTGCTGCCCTCCTAGGGAGCCAAGGAACGAACTCGCCGAGAAGTCGGGTGGAGATGCTCCCCCTTGTAGGCGACAAGGAAGATAAGGTCTAG
- the LOC109750581 gene encoding receptor kinase-like protein Xa21, whose product MGKNQENNNHLHLAPCSTMSTKRTWKQLLMLHLLTHILFLFVASSSQTTNNETASSGDLSVLLSIKSFITSDPTGALSSWSWDRPGAGAGAGNGTSSTNTKVPGFCKWMGVSCSDHQHPDRVTAIRLHGFGLVGTICPQLGNLTRLRVLSLSTNSLGGEIPGSIGRCASLGVVDLMENHLSGSMPSSLGLLSKLTFLNLTHNNLTGDIPMSFSNLTSLTSLDMKINYFHGQIPRWLGNLTSLTHLGLTQNGFTGHIPPDLGKMSNLDTFDVMDNKLEGPFPPSMFNISSITNINVGFNQLTGSLPLDIGFKLPKLSVLATHVNQFQGPIPASLSNASALKCLLLSGNLYHGPIPRDIGIHGRLMVFLVGDNLLQTTEPKDWDFLTSLTNCSNLELLSLDENNLEGVMPVTIANLSAELKWIELGKNNITGTIPAGLSKFQNLEILSLQQCLFTGTLPLDIGQIPSLQYLDLSHSRFHGQIPQSLGNITQLSNLFLSNNFLDGSIPASLGNLTVLTSLDLSGNSLRGEIPAEVLSIPSLTKLLNLSNNALIGSIPTRIGRLSTLGKIDLSMNKLSGEIPEALSSCVQLNCLYLQGNLLQGQIPKGLSSLRGLEKLDLSRNNLGGAIPEFLENFNLLTYLNLSFNNLSGPVPNAGIFRNATVLLLRGNSMLCGGPSSLQLPPCPDIGSNHASQKHRLWVILICMVGTLIFMCSLTACYLMKTRIKPNSVDQETGFHNEKHERISYAEIDEATESFSPANLIGSGSFGDVYIGTLNLDESLYTVAIKVLNLAKRGANRSFLRECEALRKIRHRKLVKVITVCSSLDRNGDEFKALVLEFICNGNLDEWLHPNTENSMTFRRLSLMERLCIALDVAEALEYLHHQIEPPIVHCDIKPSNILLDDDIVAHVADFGLAKIMHTEACKESGGATESSTLVIKGTIGYVAPEYGSGSEASTAGDVYSYGVLLLEMFTGRRPTDCFRDGATSLVNYVKMAYPDTLLEVLDASATYSGNPQRIIDIFLHPMFKIGLACCEDSPRHRMKMNDVVKELNAIKKVTALIPVANEKQCFEFLGTSGYKPNGYQVYIPITPAILVIGSWGYELFSHPATS is encoded by the exons ATGGGCAAGAACCAAGAAAACAATAATCACCTCCACCTAGCTCCTTGCTCAACCATGAGCACCAAAAGGACATGGAAGCAGCTCCTCATGCTCCATCTTCTCACTCATATCCTATTCCTTTTCGTCGCATCCAGCTCTCAAACTACCAACAATGAAACTGCCAGCAGCGGCGATCTTTCGGTCCTGCTGTCGATCAAATCCTTCATCACCAGTGACCCTACGGGGGCACTGTCCTCTTGGTCATGGGACCGTCCCGGTGCTGGTGCTGGCGCTGGCAATGGTACCAGCAGCACGAACACGAAGGTGCCTGGTTTCTGCAAATGGATGGGCGTGTCCTGCAGCGACCACCAGCACCCCGACCGTGTCACTGCCATACGCCTGCATGGCTTCGGCCTGGTCGGCACCATCTGCCCGCAGCTCGGTAACCTGACCCGTCTCCGTGTACTCAGCCTTTCAACAAACAGCCTGGGAGGTGAGATCCCAGGCAGCATCGGCCGCTGTGCATCACTTGGCGTCGTGGACCTGATGGAGAACCACCTCTCTGGTTCCATGCCTTCTTCTCTGGGTCTCCTTTCAAAGCTCACATTTCTCAACCTTACCCATAACAATCTGACTGGTGATATTCCCATGTCGTTCTCCAACCTCACGTCCCTCACAAGCCTTGACATGAAGATCAACTACTTCCATGGCCAAATCCCAAGATGGCTGGGCAACCTGACTTCATTGACACACTTAGGATTAACCCAGAACGGCTTCACTGGCCATATCCCTCCAGATCTTGGTAAGATGTCTAATCTTGATACATTTGATGTCATGGATAACAAACTTGAAGGCCCTTTTCCTCCATCCATGTTCAATATTTCTTCCATCACAAACATAAACGTCGGCTTCAACCAGCTAACAGGATCTCTGCCGCTTGATATTGGCTTTAAGCTTCCCAAGCTAAGTGTTTTGGCCACACATGTGAACCAATTCCAAGGACCAATACCAGCCTCCTTGTCAAATGCATCCGCACTTAAATGTTTGCTTCTTAGTGGAAACTTGTATCATGGTCCGATTCCACGGGACATTGGCATCCATGGTCGTTTGATGGTATTTTTGGTAGGGGACAATTTGCTTCAAACCACAGAGCCTAAGGATTGGGATTTCCTCACATCCTTAACCAACTGTAGTAACTTGGAGTTGCTAAGCCTTGACGAAAACAATCTTGAAGGGGTTATGCCAGTTACTATTGCCAACCTATCTGCAGAGCTCAAATGGATTGAACTAGGTAAGAACAACATAACTGGGACCATACCTGCAGGTTTAAGCAAGTTTCAAAACCTTGAAATCCTCTCCCTGCAGCAGTGCCTCTTCACAGGCACCTTGCCTCTGGATATTGGCCAAATTCCTAGCCTTCAGTATCTTGACCTATCCCATAGCAGATTTCATGGGCAGATTCCACAATCATTAGGCAATATCACGCAATTGAGCAACCTCTTTCTATCTAATAACTTTCTGGATGGCAGCATCCCAGCAAGCCTTGGTAATCTCACAGTGCTTACATCTCTGGATCTTTCTGGTAACTCCTTGAGGGGGGAAATCCCAGCGGAGGTACTTAGCATCCCCTCCCTGACCAAACTTCTCAACCTCTCCAACAATGCTCTGATTGGCTCCATCCCAACTCGGATAGGACGATTGAGCACCCTCGGCAAAATCGACCTATCCATGAACAAGCTATCTGGTGAAATCCCGGAAGCTCTCAGCAGTTGCGTCCAACTGAATTGCCTATACTTGCAAGGAAATCTTTTGCAAGGGCAAATCCCAAAAGGTTTGTCTTCTTTGAGGGGCCTTGAAAAGTTGGATCTTTCTAGAAACAACTTAGGAGGGGCCATACCTGAGTTCCTCGAGAACTTCAACCTTCTAACGTATCTAAACCTCTCTTTCAACAACCTATCTGGTCCCGTGCCAAATGCAGGGATTTTCCGCAACGCCACTGTATTGTTGCTCCGTGGCAATAGCATGCTATGCGGAGGTCCCTCGTCCTTGCAACTCCCTCCATGCCCAGATATTGGTTCCAACCATGCTTCGCAGAAGCATCGTCTTTGGGTCATACTCATTTGCATGGTTGGAACTTTGATCTTCATGTGCTCCCTAACTGCATGCTACTTGATGAAGACGAGAATCAAACCAAATAGTGTCGATCAAGAAACCGGATTTCACAATGAGAAGCATGAGAGGATATCCTATGCGGAGATAGATGAAGCAACAGAGTCCTTCTCACCAGCAAATTTGATTGGTTCCGGCAGCTTTGGCGATGTGTACATTGGAACTCTGAATCTTGATGAGAGTTTATACACCGTAGCAATCAAAGTTCTCAATCTTGCCAAACGAGGAGCTAACAGAAGCTTCTTGAGGGAGTGTGAAGCCCTGAGGAAGATCCGACACCGGAAACTTGTCAAGGTGATTACTGTGTGCAGCAGTTTGGACCGTAATGGCGATGAGTTCAAGGCACTTGTCCTAGAATTTATCTGCAATGGGAACTTAGATGAGTGGCTGCATCCAAACACAGAGAACAGCATGACCTTTAGAAGGCTAAGTCTGATGGAAAGGTTGTGCATTGCTCTTGATGTTGCAGAGGCACTGGAATATCTTCaccaccaaatcgagccacccaTAGTTCACTGCGATATCAAACCATCCAACATCCTTCTAGATGATGACATTGTTGCGCATGTTGCTGACTTTGGTCTAGCAAAGATAATGCATACTGAAGCATGCAAGGAAAGTGGCGGTGCGACTGAAAGCAGCACACTTGTGATTAAAGGCACAATTGGATACGTCGCACCAG AATATGGCTCAGGATCTGAAGCCTCCACAGCTGGTGATGTATATAGCTACGGGGTATTGCTATTGGAAATGTttactggaagaaggccaactGACTGTTTCAGAGATGGCGCGACAAGTCTTGTCAACTATGTCAAGATGGCCTATCCTGATACTCTACTGGAAGTATTAGATGCTAGTGCAACCTACAGCGGGAACCCGCAACGTATCATAGACATATTCTTACATCCTATGTTTAAGATTGGCCTAGCTTGCTGTGAGGATTCCCCAAGGCACAGAATGAAGATGAACGATGTAGTCAAGGAGCTGAATGCCATAAAGAAG GTTACTGCTTTGATTCCAGTGGCTAATGAAAAACAGTGCTTCGAGTTTTTGGGTACTTCTGGATATAAACCCAATGGTTATCAAGTTTATATACCCATAACGCCCGCAATCTTGGTCATTGGTTCTTGGGGGTATGAACTTTTTAGTCATCCAGCGACTAGTTGA
- the LOC109750555 gene encoding tubulin-folding cofactor B produces MSKLQLPADDSVALRVTHSNLASFASDIRVSQQTTVEALKEKLWKKTGTAVGSMRLELRDEAGARVADLDRDAAPLAAYSPYDGYRLHIIDLDPSSVTSGGWLEDTSLVEKYTISDEAYDKLGTNFRKFKEKMVSKNPVSDDKQSDNHMEELCANIKVGDRCEVEPGAKRGTVKFVGRAEALGRGFWVGVQYDEPLGKHDGMVKGVRFFECPQGHGAIVRPEKVKVGNFPERDPFDDEDEI; encoded by the exons ATGTCGAAGCTGCAGCTGCCGGCGGACGACAGCGTGGCGCTGCGCGTCACGCACTCCAACCTCGCCTCCTTCGCCTCCGACATCCGCGTCTCGCAGCAG ACCACCGTGGAGGCGCTCAAGGAGAAGCTGTGGAAGAAGACGGGCACGGCCGTGGGCTCCATGCGGCTGGAGCTCCGCGACGAGGCCGGCGCCAGGGTCGCCGACCTCGACCGCGACGCCGCGCCCCTCGCCGCCTACTCCCCCTACGACGG GTACCGGCTGCACATCATCGACCTCGACCCCTCGTCGGTGACCTCCGGCGGGTGGCTGGAGGACACCTCGCTCGTCGAGAAGTACACCATATCGGACGAAGCGTATGACAAGCTCGGCA CAAACTTCCGGAAGTTCAAAGAGAAAATGGTGTCGAAAAACCCTGTATCGGACGATAAGCAA TCAGACAATCATATGGAGGAATTGTGTGCCAACATCAAG GTGGGAGACAGATGTGAAGTGGAGCCAGGTGCCAAGAGGGGCACCGTGAAATTCGTTGGCAGAGCTGAAGCCCTTGGGCGTGGATTTTGGGTTGGCGTGCAATATGATGAGCCACTTGGAAAGCACGATGGCAT GGTGAAAGGAGTTCGCTTCTTCGAGTGCCCTCAAGGGCATGGAGCGATTGTTAGGCCAGAGAAAGTGAAG GTTGGCAACTTCCCGGAAAGGGACCCATTTGATGATGAAGACGAGATATAG
- the LOC109750556 gene encoding uncharacterized protein, whose amino-acid sequence MAALAMAMGMGMAVIPRVAQPPAGARCVSVRAAAPPRQQRSSRPPPRNRGPPPQNRRRGPPPRLRDDDGDDQGPPGRRGSPGAPSRHHQGRGPPRGSAGRPPPRGQSGRAPPTDMARSPVVALRREEEEFDDEAGYREYDEEDEEEGEGRFAGGTRSGGAMPKPPAGFVLDDQGRCIAAASKRIVTIIDDANNRPLECIIRRVFSSTQDHECLLLCPVDMPVQVLKSTNFSGWIAVDDDQIKQIIPSVAYALARVHMHFVESGFCYTARGGFCFPEDAIQEFHDSSGGSGEAPFEGVEICNFNLDGAHYMIYTPVDPLLFVAVKDKDGVLRIAEDDLMDDPSIVSAIDEETEFTALVEEEEALLESILHGDDDVS is encoded by the exons ATGGCGGCTTTGGCAATGgcgatggggatggggatggcgGTCATCCCCCGGGTGGCCCAGCCGCCGGCTGGCGCGCGGTGCGTCTCCGTCCGCGCGGCTGCGCCTCCGCGGCAGCAGCGCTCGTCCCGGCCGCCACCAAGGAACCGCGGCCCTCCACCGCAGAACCGCCGGCGCGGGCCGCCGCCCAGGCTccgcgacgacgacggcgacgacCAGGGTCCGCCCGGTAGGCGTggctctcctggcgcgcccagccGCCACCACCAGGGCCGCGGGCCGCCGAGGGGCTCAGCCGGCCGGCCGCCGCCCAGGGGGCAATCCGGCCGCGCGCCGCCGACAGACATGGCCCGCTCGCCCGTCGTCGCTCtgcggcgggaggaggaggagttcgACGACGAGGCGGGGTACAGGGAATACGacgaggaggatgaggaggagggggaggggaggttCGCTGGGGGGACACGGTCCGGCGGCGCCATGCCCAAGCCGCCCGCCGGCTTCGTCCTCGACGACCAGGGCCGGTGCATCGCCGCCGCCTCCAAGCGCATCGTCACCATC ATTGATGACGCGAACAATCGTCCATTGGAGTGCATAATCAGGAGAGTTTTCAGCAGCACCCAGGATCATGAATGCTTGCTTCTCTGCCCGGTCGACAT GCCTGTGCAGGTGCTCAAGAGCACAAACTTCAGCGGCTGGATCGCT GTTGACGATGACCAGATTAAGCAGATCATTCCATCGGTTGCGTACGCCCTCGCTAGAGTGCATATGCACTTTGTAGAAAGCGG ATTCTGCTACACAGCACGGGGTGGCTTCTGCTTTCCTGAAGATGCCATCCAAGAATTCCACG ATTCTAGTGGCGGTAGCGGGGAGGCACCTTTTGAAGGTGTAGAGATTTGCAACTTCAACTTG GACGGTGCACACTATATGATCTATACACCAGTCGATCCGCTTCTATTCGTCGCAGTCAAG GACAAGGATGGTGTGCTACGCATTGCTGAAGAT GATCTGATGGACGACCCCAGCATCGTGAGCGCCATAGATGAAGAGACGGAGTTCACGGCATTGGTG gaggaggaggaggcccttCTCGAATCAATACTGCACGGCGACGATGATGTTAGCTGA